The following DNA comes from Zonotrichia leucophrys gambelii isolate GWCS_2022_RI chromosome 4A, RI_Zleu_2.0, whole genome shotgun sequence.
GTTCCTCCTTCCATACCTACTTCCTCCCTCATTTGAGTGCCTGCTGAACGTTCTCAGATCCCAGCCTGTGCACCAGTATCTGTGTTTAAACAAAGGTCTGATGGCTTTGCCCTGGGACaataaatgaaaagcaaagggCTGGAAATAATCTGGGCCTGAAGGAACTCCACCTACTTTGAAACATCGGCTTGTTGCCAAACTGGACACGTTTCCAGGGACAGTGGGAAGGACATGAGGGACAGTGCAGAACCTGAGAGGCACTGCAGGCACAGTGCCCACACTGCATGTCTtgctgtgccctgaggtgcTCCTGTACTGAATTCCCTGCATGAGGAACGGGCAGCTCCAAGGCACTGCCCCacatcctgcagtgccaggagggaAGGTACAGCAGGGCCTTCAGACCATGAGTGCTGGGACATCACCCCACACCCTCCTACCTGCTGCTGACCACAGCAGAAGAGCTGTAGGTGCAAGGGTTAAAGTCTGTCCTTGatacagctccctgcagccagagaggggcaggaacCCACAGCCTGCACCCCTGATCTGTGTGATCTGACAGGGCACATGGGAAACAGCTTTGTACAAATGAGGGGCAGAGGAGGAAAGGTACAGTGAGATGACCACCAGGACAATCCACCACCAGGAACAAAGTGCCCACAATGCCACCTGAGATCAGTGCCCTGCATCTGCTGCttggcagcccctggcagtgacagcagcgGGCTGACAGGACACACTGACGCACGCACCAGCAGTCAGGCACACGTGTCACCATGAAGGTGACAGGGACTCTTGCCCTTTCTCAATGTGTGATGCCAACACTTGGCTTTTTCAAAGGTGTAGAGAATTCACTTTGCCAGTGACAATTCAAAAGCTAATTCCCTGTGTTGTGCCAAACAACACACCCTCCAGAACTCTAACAGCATCCCACAAGGTGACAACAGCGTAACACCTTTCAGAAACAAGTTCATACCTGTCCAGCAAAGGATCATTTTGGTTTCCAGAGCTGCCTTCATTCAAGATGGAGTCAATTACTGACACAGGGTCCTCTGGAGCAGTTGGCTGTGCAGTGTGGAGCTCCACAGCAGCCGTGCCTATTTCACTGGGTTTGCTGACATCGTTTACAGGAATTGATGGGACAGGTTCTGCACAACTTAACTCACTTGGCTGTGATACTTGACAAAGAGACAAGCCAGGATCTAGAGCTGCCTGTGGCTCTCTAAAATGTGACCCAAACAGAAACAACACATAGGAGAGTTTATCAACTGCATTACTATTCATTTCAGGTCTACTATCTCAAATCTAAATAAGATTAGGCCAGTCAAGGATTCAAGTAACAAACTGGTCtttagaaaaagcagcaaagtggCAGATGAAGAATCTCTTACTACAGCTTATACAGAGACCACGTATCAGAGCAAAATATCTCTTTTTCCCAGGCAAAAAGCAGCAATATAGTATATAGGAATTAGGCAGGAGGGAAACTCCTAACAGACAGActctagaaagaaaaagattacAAATCAGATTCCATATTTTACTCTGGGCATTAACAACTAAATAGTTTTCAGTAAAATCTCTTGCCTTCCCTCAGATATGATTAGTGAGAGCAGTATTGAAACTGGAAATACAACTATACATCTTGATTTGTTAGCAATCTATATACATTTTGGATTATTAGAAACCTATATAGGCATTCCCTGCTCAGTTGAAAAGTCAAGTATGTGTTCATTTGTTGAATAGACAGAAAAGTCTCAGCAAATTAAACCTGCAATGCCATCAGCCTGACAGGCCTCCAGGGACTCCTGAAGAGACATGAGCTCTGACAATGACCAATGCTACATGCTGCAGAAGGAAAGCCTACAACAGGCCTGTCATGCACAAATGGACATTCAGAGAGGCATTCCGCTCCCCAGATGGATCATCAACATTAACAGAACTACCCAGTAATCAACCCAAGCATAAATACTTCATATATTTTGGACATACCTGGCTCTGCCACTTGTGTGTGCCACAGCAAGGAGGCCATTGGTGGCATTTTCCAGGGTGTCAGTGATATCTCGGATTATCAGACCTGTACCATTTCCATCCTCTTCAGCTGCACTATGTTCAGAAAAAGCCATCTGCAGATACAGCACAGAATGAGTAAACAACAGGCTCTGACCTTTTCTCATACTGAAGCCCCATTCTCCTTGCAGCATCCCTTTCCTGTTCACATTTCATCTGTGACCAGTTGCACTGATTTGCATGATGTTACAGCCAGAGTGTTGCTCTAAAGCTGCCCATTACAAAGGGGAGAGCATTTAATTACCAAGTTAGGATATTTGTAGCTATGAGGAAGACTGATATCACTGTGTTTCATCCTGTCCAACCCActgcctgtgtccctggggaGACTTACAGCTTGGCCACTCTCCACAGGGATGCGCACATACTGACGGCTGTACTTGGAGGGGGAAGCACCCGCAGCATCCGTGAGGGACCTGAGACAGAGCAGAGCTTTAGTTCATCCTGCCTgccacagggagagctgcagcagtgccaaggaCAGGCAGCAATGGCTGTCACTCCTGCCTCCCAAGCAGCCTGGCTTTTGGGACTGTGTGTTGGGCAGGGTACTGCAGGCAGCCTGTCCTACACACACACTGCGGTTGGGAAGAAGTCAGTCACGTGTGCACATTTTGTGATTTATCATTTCTGATAACTGTGCCCTTTGGAATTGAAAATGTACAGAATATTCCCTTCCCAACTCTTTTAGTGATAATTATATTGTGCTTGACTGAACTTCCATCAGCTTTCTCAAGTTTGAATataaaagtgataaaaataCCTGTCACGCAATAGAACCTGATTTATCCCTACAATTCACATCTGGCACTGGTCTGGGACCTATCAAGTaattacctttttcttttgacCCCAACAATATAATTTCCTCGCATCAAACTTAGTATAAATTGAAGAATCtaaaaggaaagacaaaagaaaaccaaaaccaaatggTCAATTAGCAATCCTAATAATTAATTCTTAATTCAGATTTTACTATAAAATTATATAGTTACATGACAGAAATTAacaggtattaaaaaaaaaacatttgcaattgtattttaaagaataaagcaagaGTTACAAACTGCATAGAAAAATTAGCTCACTTTGCACAGTTGGCTTTTTTTTGAAATGCAATATAGCAGCACAAGTCACTAGAGGATTCCAGACCAGAAACAGCTGAGGAATAAACCagagaaaatttttttccagcgTGCAAACTCCTACAGTTTCTGCGTTCCAAGTTCACTTCTCAAGTGGTCTAAGTGTATCCAAGATCTTTCACAGACTCCATTCCATGTGCCTGCAATCTCTCAAGTTCTGGGCTCCTGTTACCATGCACTGTCTCCACACACTGACATCCTACTATGACTTTTCCTTAGTGCTTTGCTCGTGGTTCTTTACTGTGCTACTTCTGGGACACTCAGGAACTGTGACCATTTTCTTTATGCTGTATTAATACAGCCTGTTCAGCTCTGTGTCATTTGTCATTCTACATAAGCAAAGAATGCCATGAAGTATCACAGAGGCAGGAATAAGGATGGTAGCACTGAAGATGCTGCAATGGTACCTTAGACAGCAGCTTCTGTTGTTGACTGTGCTTCTGCCTTAGAACTGCCACTTCTTTCCACAGGGCCTTATTTTCTCTGCAATGCAGAATAAATCAGAAGACAGAGGATGAACAGAGTTTACTTTATATGCTCTAGTTTTACAGCTTTTAAACTTTTAGAGTACCTTGAAGAACCAATGGCAACATTCCCTCTGTGGATAACTAACCCTCAGTTATTTTGATCCACTAACAAACTCTGGGTTAACTTAACTCCATTTTCCATCAGCAGCATGAAACACTCACTTAAAAAGACACCCtcatcctctgctgctccaccaATAGTCTTGATCTGAGGTATTCCTTCAAAGCCTCAAAGCTGTTGAATAAGGACTTTGTGTTACACTCAGCCTATTTCCAAACACTGATAGCCTTGGGACAGATCTAAAGGTGGTGTTCAAAGGGcttggctattttttttttaaggaacagagagagagaaaggtaTCTCCTGGACTCTGGTTGATATCTGCTGGCAAAGCAACGACCTGAATGAATTATCAGTGCCTATATGAAGGGGATCTGAGAGAACAGAGACAAGGATGTGCAAAGTCCACTTCCagttagaaagaaaacaaaacaccaatTGTCCCTCACTGCATCCAACCCTGTTTGTAttcaaaaaatgaaatgcttttattGACCTGAAAACTACTACAGGTGCTGGCAACCAGAGTGAAATCTCAAGGCAGCCAACAAACACCCAGTCTAAATCTCCAGTCTGTAACTGAagtacaaaaccaaacaagattCAGAATGTTGTGTGGGGTGGAATGGGCattcttaggaaaaaatatagCTTCACCTGTTTCCAGTTCAAATGAAACCCATATTTAGCCAATCTCCATCAGATATAAGAAACACTCAATGCAtaagcaccccaaaacagccgAGTCTACCTCTTCATGTTAGCCAGCCTGACATCCATGTTGTTCTGCTGCTCTCTCATCTCCTGCACCTCCGACAGGACTTTGTGCAAATCTTCTGTGCAGACCTTGAGATCCTCAGTTCTCACTGCAGACACCTGGAATAGGTACACACACTTTACTACAAACAGTGCATGCTCCTTGGTGCAGGGAGAGTGCAGCCAGTCTGCAGGGCAGGACCAGGCCCCATTACAAGATCAGGTAAGGCTGCAATTCTTACATGGCACAAAACACCACAACTACTACAGGTGACAATCCTTAGGACAGGCTGCACTGTATGAACAAAACCAGATGCCAATGAAAACATGAGATTAGCACTTTGAACCTGGAGACAGTAGATTCATGACTGTAATTCACAATAAAAACCACTGACTGCAAAGGGCATTCCCTGGGGGTTCCCTGCCAGGCCTGGTGACAGTTTGCCCTCTAGTGTCACAGAGTGAACaccagccaaaaaaaccccacagctgaCAGTGGAAGAACAAGATGATCATATTCCTTCTAGGTGTGGATAAATCTGCCAGCAAAGGAATAATAAATTTCCAGTAAGCTACCAGGAGATGAAGGTGTCTAGTTAGATGCATTCTACTCAATCTGAAAATTCATCCCACATCAGTTGAATTGCAGAGTCCCCTATTGGTGTTTCCTCTGCTACCTCTCTACTCAGTGACATTCCAAAGTTATGGAGACTTGGCTGCAGAAGGAAGAGTCCAAACCGTTCTTCTGCTCACAGCACAATCTGTGAATGCTGCTGCTTCAAACGATGGTGGAAAAGCCATCAGAGAGTAGAAAGTTCACCATCTCCTTCCTGCACTTctaaattaaacattttcagtTCCTTCACCACCTCTCTATGCAGCAGAATCATTGTTGGCTGCAGCACAATTCAGGACTTGGAAAAAGACAGGTCTAGAGTGCATCACATGCACATGTCTGAGTGACACAGCCAGGTTTTGTGGACATAATTTTGAAACTCAATTTGCCAAATACTGACTATAATTGAGCCACATGGAGTCGTACCAGGTGTCCCTCCCAACTTACAGCCTGCTGGGAGTTTTCTTGTTACTCTGCTAAATTCCAAGGAGGATGTGAAAGCATCTCATGTGGATTCCATGGGAGAGATGAAAGCACCAATGTGGTATTGGCCTGCTGAGGTGTGAGCTAACTCCTGTGCAGGCTGGCTCACACATCTTGTCTTCCAAAGGGGAGTGGAATGGTCAGAAATGAACCAATGGTGCTATAAACCAACATCCCATCCCTTTGTGCTGGAACACAACACAGCTATTGTGCAATCACTTCTCAGACATGACTAATTACTTTCTTGACACAATCCCATGGTGCAAAGGATGCACTGAAGGGTCTGACAGCTCTCCTCCCTGTCTGCAGTCTAGATGctctgctgtttgctgcagTTAATAAATTATGCTAATGTACACAGGGTGCATCCCAAATGGAATTCAATGCTGTCTGATTTCTCTTCACATCACCTCTCTGTGGGAAGACAATGAAAATTTGTAGGAACTGGATGGAAATTCCAAATGCAGCCAGCTGGCCTCCAAAAAAATTTGGCCAGTATAAATTTTGCCCAAGCACAAGGAACTGCTCTTCAGAGTCCCCAACTGGCTAATCAGGGTGTCCAGTCCTTGGgtgctgaggcactggcacaggctgcccagggaaactTAGcagtcccattcccatccctgcctggatggggcttggagcaccctggtgtagtgagaggtgtcccagcacatggcactgggtggaacaagatgagctctAAGGtgccaacccaaaccagtctggtaTTCTGTGAAGACACACAGGgtgtctgcacagcagcagagctaaAAGTGAAAGGGAGGAAGCAAAGCAAGTCTTGCATTCAAACCTGCATTCCAGACAGAGGCTTGAAATACACTTTAGAGCCAATACTGGAATATGGCCCCATTCCAGGCCGTAGAAGAGCAAGGTAATTAATGActgctttacaaaaaaaaaaaaaaaacaaaccactaaCATTTCCTGCACAACAAAGAACATCTCTCACCAACATATTCAACACTTCACACGAATAtccttggcacagagcagagcttttGTCTTTCCATCTAGAACACTCCACCCAGTGCACCGCCCCTGGGGCACATGGTGCCACACCTGACGTCAGGGTgcacctgccctgccaggcGTGCAGGCTGGGACACGCTGGGCACACGGCAGGGGGGGACAggccccaggcagtgccactgcaTCGAtcctggctcccagcaggggcagctcagtGAGGAATCAATCCAAACATCATTGTGCCTCTCCAGCCTATGCTGGGCTTTTATTGCCCTGGGCAATGCAGCCACACCTGACAACAGCCTAAAGAAAAGATCCTGCTGTTCAAATGTCAATGTGATGTATCATGATACTCTCTTCCTCAGGATATTATGGGCTGTAATGTGCCAATAGAGGATAAATATCTGTGCAGAAACAGGTCACACAAGGCCTGAacagacaaaagaaaagcagaaagtgcTCATAAGGATGTAGCTTAGTGGCAACAGTTTTGGAGGGGCAATATAATTAAAGCAAACTCATCCAAATGAACTGATTACTGATTTCCTTGCTTATTTATAATGAGTGCCAAATGggaatgtattttcttttgcttcttttactttGTGCCTTTCTCAGAGCTGGAGATGCTGACAGAACTGCAGACCTTGCTAAGCTGCAATCAGGAATATGAACTCTGTGGAGAAGGGCTGTGGTTTGATGATGAGACAGAACATGGTCCTACCCCAGTTCAAAGCAAGTTTTGTCTAAGCACTGGCACAAGGAGGCCCAGCCAAGCACTGGCCTGGCACGGTGAGGGAGCTACCTTGGCTCCCATGGTATTTGCTGGCTGTGTTTGGAACACCCATACAAACTCCTGATAAGCCACTTTTTGTTACCAAGTGAAGTAAACATGTGCTTAGACTGTACCTTGCGCTTGATGTTCTCCAGTAAATGTGCCTTCCCTTGCTTGAAGAAAGGGTGCTGGAACTCAATGACTGAGCTTTTCTCTGCTGTAATGATACCATTCTCCAGAGCAATCACCTTCCTGAAACCATCTGTGGAGAGGAAATCAACAAAGCCACTTCTTGCAGTTGAAAGCTGACTTGGAATACATACAGCTTAAGAAAAGTCCAATGTTACCAAAACAGCCACTGCACTACAGTTACTGAGTGCAGAAACTATGAAAAACAGCCAAGGTAGCCTTTCCTGGTGCTCATTATTTCATTGCTCTGATTTTCACAGCTAGAGGATATGTCCACTgtctgcccctggcaggctgcaCAGCAGAGGCCAGCCATGACCAAACCATCACAGCCACGTAAAAGCCTTCACAACAGTTGGTTAGAAATAAGATTTATTATGACATCTTGAATAGAATCATGCCCCAGTGGATGCAGAGGAGTGGTACACTTTCCCTTTTATCCCTGACAACCATGGTCTACAGAATAAAGGAAGGCAAAGAAGTTAATTCCATGCCTGCCTATGCAAacacctgcagcagagcagcttctACATACTAGACTGCCTGCACAAAGTAAGGCATTGCCAGTTCTATTTCCATCACTGCTCAAACACCACAGGATAGAGATGCATGATTCAGCTGACAGGCCAATCCACGTCTCTCCTCAGTCAAGGTTTTAACACAATTAATGCACTCCAACTATTATTAGAAAGCCAGGATAGATCCAGCATGAAAAGGAGGCTACCACTACATTGTATAGCTACATAggaatatttacttttttttcatttatcctGGctacaagggaagagatgattGTTTCTTTGGATTATCCAGTCACTCAAGTGATGGATCTCACAAATACAAGCACAGGACACGAACAGAAGCATCTACCCTCTGTCCAGAGACTAAACAGATGTGCTACAGGCTACAAAACCTACACAGGCATCAGCTAAAGAGATCAGGCAAACCTACTGGGCAATGACAGAGAGCTCCTCCCTCTCAGTCTGAAATTCTAACTAAGGCAGCACCTCCCATGCTGTTTGTGCCTCCACCAGTTCCAGAAGCTTCTGCAGTTACTCCTGTTGgttgctgcagccctgcatgcTGCACTGTGCCCTTGAGCCACCCTCACTGCACCCTCTGCCTGGCCACACTGCACATGTGCTGTGCAATGCTACCACACGATGCTCTCAAGTTGAGCAGAGAAAACAATATGAGAAATGTAGTGCAGGACTGATCTGGTTCCCACACAGCAAAGCAGGCAACAGCAGTGgcagccccaaaatccaggcaattatttttttcacattctaGATGTAAGGGTGCACACAGTGCCTCTTTCTACCATGAGTACACACCGGTTTGCTGCAAGAGCaatgctggagctcagggaacCTCACACTACCTCTAGGCACCAGCACATGTTCTTACAGTTGTTACTCTAAAGGACTTGGAgctaaaacacaaaaacccaacactAAACCACGCTCTACCATCaatcttttcttctgtaaagCAAACTAAAGTCCAGGGCTTGGGTTTTTAGGGATGAAAAACTTGCCAAGTCCATTTGCTTGtttaaagaaatgcaaaccAAAGCCCAGTAGCCATGAACTTGGCAGACAGAGTGCAGAGGAAGTGCTGGTGCTTACACATGTTGAGCTGCCGTATGAAGCTGGAGATATTGTTGTGTTTGAAGTACttggggagcagctccttggcaAACCTCTGCTCATCCAGAATGCAGAAATTCTCGCCATTCTAGGAAACAAGCAGAAGTAAAAGTTAGTGAATAAGCACAGCTTTTCTAAGGTGTTGCTCTTAAGTGAAGATCATAAATCAGCAAAGACTGTTTtgacagcagagaaaagcaaaagactTCACCAAGTGAACAGTCTGTGGGAACACTTGGGGCTGGACTAAAAAGTGTGAGTTCAAAAACACAATTACATGGAACACTTCTATTGAACAGGCAATTTTCTTAAAGCCCTGACACACTGATCTTAATCCAAAGCAAAATTTTTCTAAAAACTCACTCCCTTTGCCCCCAATAAACATAAGCATTGCACAAGCCCAATGGAATTCATGCCACTAAAGAGATTGCATCTCCTTTCAtcagcctgcccagctcctgacaAGATTCTTCCATTGTACGTGCTATGTCATCACTAAAAATAACCACGTAACGTTGCTCAGTTACCGAAAGTTCAGACAACACAACCCAGCGGTGACCAGGGGTAAGTGTGACACCGGCAGTGCCAGATTTTAAATATGCCCAAGACCAAACTTCCTGGAAACAGGAAGAGCTTTCTGCATCACTTTTATATTGTtcatgaaaaagacaaaaataatgcGTTTCTTTTCATCATTGTCTTTGTAAAGGGcaaacagctgg
Coding sequences within:
- the LOC135447622 gene encoding heat shock factor protein 3-like; protein product: MREAPALPRGPAAPGAPGPGAVPGFLAKLWALLEDPDSDDVICWSRNGENFCILDEQRFAKELLPKYFKHNNISSFIRQLNMYGFRKVIALENGIITAEKSSVIEFQHPFFKQGKAHLLENIKRKVSAVRTEDLKVCTEDLHKVLSEVQEMREQQNNMDVRLANMKRENKALWKEVAVLRQKHSQQQKLLSKILQFILSLMRGNYIVGVKRKRSLTDAAGASPSKYSRQYVRIPVESGQAMAFSEHSAAEEDGNGTGLIIRDITDTLENATNGLLAVAHTSGRAREPQAALDPGLSLCQVSQPSELSCAEPVPSIPVNDVSKPSEIGTAAVELHTAQPTAPEDPVSVIDSILNEGSSGNQNDPLLDREEIQDFLNCIDASLEELQAMLSGKQYNFGAEAFSDTFNPELPALDMNLMETPPGIENMANLAESTEGLGASERETAGSKDMQLIQYRANPLLSLFEELPSGEAAGKAEDPKDFLLPPLEEKPALQPPSASGTVVPLAAPASQAEPLDTLGMGDAPLLPEDGNGEYKLFPLLLLSPVANFIDEASEIEIS